AGACGGATGCGGCAATCAACCCGGGGAACTCTGGAGGCGCCCTTGTGAATGTAAAAGGGCAGTTGATTGGAATTAACTCAGCAAAAATTGCTTCATCCGGAGTTGAGGGATTAGGATTTGCCATTCCGATCGACGAAGCAAAACCCATCATCGAACAGTTGATAACAAACGGGAAAGTGATCAGGCCGGCATTAGGTGTCTCTGTCAGCTGGGAAGTGAAGAACATTCCGGCTAATTACCGGAAGGAATTGCCGGTGGATTACGGTGTGATAGTGGAAGCCGCATCCGGCCCGGCCCAAAAAGCGGGAATCGAAAGCGGAGATGTGATTGTACAAATCGACAATGTCAAAATCAACACCTTTTTGGACATGCGAAAGTATCTGTTCAGCAAGCAGCCAGGCGATACGGTGAAAGTGACTTTCTATCGGGATTCGGAGGAAAGGACTGTCTCGGTTCCATTACAGGAATTGAAGTGATAAAAAAGCACCTGGCCTTTTTTGTTGCGATTTCCAGCAGGATCAGTTTATGGCATCATAAACGAAAGGATGTGTTTTGCCAAAGTCCGAAAGGTCACTTGGGAAGGGGCTTCTATCTATGTCTGTGAATATTGTCTCCATTAGCGTTGGAAAACCCGCAACGATTCTGTATCACGGCAGAGAATTGTCAACGGGAATCTACAAAAAGTCCACCAGCCAGCCTTTGTATTTGTCGAGGTTAAATTTTGACGGGGACGGTCAGGCGGATCTGGCTCATCATGGCGGACCGGATAAAGCGGTTTGTGTGTATCCTTTTGAACACTATCCTTATTGGGAAAAAGAGCTGAACAGAACCCTCGGGCCGGGAGCGTTTGGTGAAAATCTGACCCTTCAAGGGTTACCGGAGAAAGATGTCTGTATAGGAGACATTTTTGAATTGGGGGAAGCCATTGTACAAGTCAGCCAGCCCCGACAACCCTGTCATAAACTCGCAAAAAAATTTGATGTGCCTGATCTTCCGGTTCGGGTCCAGAACACCGGTTTCACGGGGTATTATTTTAGGGTTCTGAAAGAAGGATGGGTAACGAAAGAGAAACCGATGCTGCTGCTTGAACGTCATCCTAAGAAAGTTTCGGTCCAGTTTGCCAACCGGATGATGCACCACGATAAGAACAATATGGAAGAGGTCAAGCGGCTCCTTGAAGTTCAGGAGCTCTCCGAAAATTGGCGACAGACTTTACTAAAGCGGCTCGAGGTGAAAGAGGTCGACACCAAACGGAGAATTGAAGGAGAATAAGATAAACAAGCCCCCAAAAAGGGGGCTCTCCTACCGAGGCTTATCCATCAAGGCTTGACCCATCAATGAAGATCCTCGTTCACCCAGCCCCAGCTCTCTACCGAGTCGGGGTTTTCTTTGTGCGGATCGCGCTTCATCAATTGATTGGCGGCCTGCAGGCGCATCACGGCGTTGTATACATCCGGCGTGTCATCATTTGCAGATCCGGTTTTAGTCATGTGGCCAAAAGGGCGCATCACGGCGTTGTATACATCCGGCGTGTCATCTTTCAGGAATCCCAGGGCTTCCTCGATTAACTGTCCGGGTATGGCAGTTTCCTTAGTAGTGGCGGACAATTGCTCAGGGGTGGCAGCCAATTTCCCAGAGGCAGCAGAATGTTGGCTGAGGCTTGGATTGGGAGTGTGGTGCTCCGTCATGGTGCTGCCTCCTAGCTCTTTGACGCGAATGCCTTTAACATCCAGACGTGTTTCTCCAATTGGGTGTGAATGGCCAACAGCAAGTCGGAGGTCGTTTCGTCATTGGCCTGCTGGGCAATTTCCATACCTTGTTTTAATTCCGAAATGAGAGTGGAATAATCCCCAATCAGGGTTGACACCATCTGCTCGGCGGATTCGTTTCCGCTGGCTTCCTTTACACTGGAGGTTTCCAGCGCTTCCCGCATGGTTGCGACCGGCTTTCCTCCGACGGCCAGCAACCGCTCTGCCAACTCGTCAATATGCAAAGCCGCTTCGTTGTAGAATTCTTCAAACTTGGCATGCAGGGTGAAAAACTGGGACCCCTGGACATACCAATGATAGTTGTGAAGCTTTACATACAAGACAGTCCAGTTGGCAATTTGTTTGTTTAAGACGGACGCGACATTGTTCATTCTTGAAAACTCCTTCCCTCTATGGAATAATTTGCATAATCATATTTTACACTTGTCAGATTGGAAGCACTGTAGGGCAGCACACTTTTTCCTAAACGAAATGTGAACAATGTGTACTTGTAGGAGGTTCCCATAATGGCTGACGTTTTATTCATTCAATACCCAAAATGCACAACTTGCCGCAATGCAAAGAAATACCTGGAAAGCAAAGGGGTGGTCTTTGAAGACCGTCATATTGTGGACAATCCTCCGACGAAGGAGGAACTCCGCACCTGGATCGGCAAAAGCGGACTTGATATACGGAAGTGGTTCAACACCAGCGGTCAGAAATACCGCGAACTTGGGATCAAGGACAAGCTGAAGAATATGAACGAAGAGGAAATTCTGGACTTGCTTGCCTCAGATGGGATGCTGATGAAACGCCCGATTATCGTGAAGGGCGACAAGGTGACCATCGGATTCAAGCCGGATGAAACGGACAAGGTGTTGAGTTGATGGATTTGCAAACGCGACGAACGCAACTGCCAAATGGCTTGCGGATACTTACGCAGCGTACCCCGCATTATAGGGGGGCGGTGGCACTGTTTCGCTTTGGAGTAGGCTCTGCTTATGAGTCGAGTGACGGTTGGGGTACGGCCCACTTTTTGGAACACATGATCTTTCAGGGGACAGCCGACAAGGATCATGACACCCTTATGATGGAACTGGCTCGCCTGGGGGCGACGGCAAACGCATCCACAGGCTTTGAATCCACTGTTTTTGAGTTGACTTCCCCCGCTGAAACCCTTCTTCCCTCCTTGCATATTATGTCGGAGATGTTGGACAGGTTTCACCTGGCCCCGGAACTGATTGATCTGGAACGGGATATTATCCTGGAAGAATGGCGCATGACACGGGACGAACCCTCCCAGTGGGGGGAAGATTGTCTTTATCATCAGGTTCTGGGGGATTTCGGCCATCCGATCCTTGGCACGGAAGAGAGTTTGCAGTCAATGGACCGGAAGAGATTGCTGGAGTTTGCCAATGCTTATTACACTCCCGACAACATGATTGTTTCTGTAGTCGGAGATGTGGAGCATGAACGTATTGTGGAGGCACTGGGCCAATGGTTTGGCGACAACCGGAGCAAAGCATTGCCAAAACCGCTTGTCCCCATCCGCCAGTCCTACCGGCTGCACTCTGAGGAAGAACACGAACTGTTGCATGTATTCTTTGGATTTCATGCACCTCCTTTAGGCAGCGGCAGGCTGCCGGCTTTTGACGTCCTGGGATCGGTGTTGGGAGGCGATTCCTGGTCACGTTTGTTCCGAAAGGTGCGAAATGAGCTGGGGCTTGCCTACTCCATCAGTGGATTCTATTCCGGGTGGCAGGATATGGGGCTGTTCGGTGTGCAGTCGGCCACACAGCCGGATCAGGCACAAAAGTTGGTTGACACCATCCGGCATGAAATTTCTGTTGTACAACACGACTTAACAGAGGATGAGGTGGAGTTGGCGAAGGCTGTACTGCAAGCAAACATTCTGTTCGGTTCCGACCAGGTCGGCTGGCGGGCGGAACGCATCTTGCATGACGAAGCTGTTTTTGGGAAGATGCGCGGTATTGAGGAAGACTTGCAGGCGATCACCAATGTAAAAAGGGAAGATGTGCTGGAATTGGCGGAATTTCATCTGGATTTGGGCAAATCCACACTGGTCACAGTCGGAAATGTGGATGTACAATGAGAAAGGGATCGCAATTGTTGATTGCGATCCCTCAATCGTTACGCGGTCGCTGTGTCGGTCAATGCCGATTTCACCTGATGGCCGGGGCATTCGGAGACAATCTGTACATTGTAAACGAAGGTGCCGGCGTTGAGGCAAACTTTTGCGTTCTCCATGTCAATTCCGCAAGGGCGGGCATGCAGGCATGTGGTACAGTTCTTTGTCATAGGATTTCCTCCTGTCCGTGGTCTGTGCGAAACAGACGCCATTGTTCTTAGTTCTGTTATATATCAGTTAGGTTGGTTTTGTCAAATACAGAATTGTGAATTTTTGTGAAACCTGTATTTTTCTCCGTTATAATAGATCGTAAATGACTGATTCCATGGGGTGACCGGATTGAAGTTCACGAAGATGCACGGGCTTGGCAACAACTACATCTATGTAAACCTTTTTGAAGAGAGACTCCGTGAAGAAGAACTGGCTGATTTGGCCGTTCGCGTAAGCAACGTCAACACGGGAATCGGATCGGATGGCATGATTCTGATCGGTCCTTCCGAACGGGCTGATTTTCGCATGCGCGTGTTCAACAACGACGGATCGGAAGCGAAGAACTGCGGCAACGGACTGCGCATGGTGGCCAAATACGTATACGACCGGGGGCTGACTGATAAAGATCAGTTTCAGATTGAAACCCTTGGCGGCCTGGTGGAAGCGAAGATCCAGACCGGAAGCGACGGCAAGGTAGAGGAGGTTACCGTTGACATGGGCCCTCCCCGGCTATTGAAAAAGGATCTGCCAATGCTGGGTGATCCTGAATCCAAAACGATCTCTGAAACTATCGATGTGGATGGAGTCCCCTATACGATTACAGCTGTCTCCATGGGCAATCCCCATGCGGTCATTTTTGTCGATGATATAACGCAGGTGGACGTGGCGGCTGTCGGACCCGCGATCGAGTTTCATCCTCTTTTTCCCGAACGGGTGAATGTGGAGTTTATCCAGGTCGTAGGCCGCGGAGAAATCATCTTTCGGGTGTGGGAGCGGGGATCCGGTATTACGCAGGCCTGCGGAACCGGTGCGTGCGCGGCAGCAGTTGCCGGTATCCTGAACGCCCGCTTGGACCGCAAGGTCCTGGTACATCTTCTGGGTGGCGATCTGGTGATCGAGTGGAAGGAAGACGGTCATGTCTATATGACAGGACCGGCCGAGTATGTCTGTGACGGTGTATATTACGGATAAGCACAACGAAGAACCGCTGGACAAGGAGGAAAGTATGAACGGAGAACGATCGGTCAAAGCGCTGCTTTGGGCCGTGATAGTCATCTGGGGGTTGAATGTGGTTATGATCAAGTTCTTGGTCGGCCACTTTCCTCCCGTAACCCTGGCCGCAATGCGCATTGGAGCCGCGACTTTTCTGCTGCTGGCCTTATTGCTGTCGAAACGTCTTCTGCAAAAGATTTCGGCAAAGGCCTGGCTGTATATCATAGGTGCTGGCATTTCCGGCATCTTCCTGCACCAGATTACATTGGGTATGGGGCTGCAAACGGCAAACGCCTCCACAGGTTCGCTGATTCTTGGATTGAACCCTTTGGTGACCGGTATTCTGGCTTATCTGCTGTTCAGGGAACCGTTCACCTGGAACCGGATTCTTGGAGTGCTGCTGGGGTTTGTCGGGGTATTACTGGTGGTTGCAGGGGACTCGATGCTGGAAGGAACAGGTGGGCTGTTTCAATTCGGCCGAGGGGAATGGCTGGTGGTATTGGCCATGCTGACCTATGTGTTTGCCGGTTTGTTTGTGAAAAAAGCGGCCGAAACCGTTCCCGTACTGCTCATTACCGCTTACATGCACATGGTGGGCACCGTTTGCCTGACAGTTGCGGCA
The window above is part of the Effusibacillus lacus genome. Proteins encoded here:
- a CDS encoding MOSC domain-containing protein → MSVNIVSISVGKPATILYHGRELSTGIYKKSTSQPLYLSRLNFDGDGQADLAHHGGPDKAVCVYPFEHYPYWEKELNRTLGPGAFGENLTLQGLPEKDVCIGDIFELGEAIVQVSQPRQPCHKLAKKFDVPDLPVRVQNTGFTGYYFRVLKEGWVTKEKPMLLLERHPKKVSVQFANRMMHHDKNNMEEVKRLLEVQELSENWRQTLLKRLEVKEVDTKRRIEGE
- a CDS encoding Dps family protein produces the protein MNNVASVLNKQIANWTVLYVKLHNYHWYVQGSQFFTLHAKFEEFYNEAALHIDELAERLLAVGGKPVATMREALETSSVKEASGNESAEQMVSTLIGDYSTLISELKQGMEIAQQANDETTSDLLLAIHTQLEKHVWMLKAFASKS
- a CDS encoding arsenate reductase family protein, whose amino-acid sequence is MADVLFIQYPKCTTCRNAKKYLESKGVVFEDRHIVDNPPTKEELRTWIGKSGLDIRKWFNTSGQKYRELGIKDKLKNMNEEEILDLLASDGMLMKRPIIVKGDKVTIGFKPDETDKVLS
- a CDS encoding M16 family metallopeptidase, yielding MDLQTRRTQLPNGLRILTQRTPHYRGAVALFRFGVGSAYESSDGWGTAHFLEHMIFQGTADKDHDTLMMELARLGATANASTGFESTVFELTSPAETLLPSLHIMSEMLDRFHLAPELIDLERDIILEEWRMTRDEPSQWGEDCLYHQVLGDFGHPILGTEESLQSMDRKRLLEFANAYYTPDNMIVSVVGDVEHERIVEALGQWFGDNRSKALPKPLVPIRQSYRLHSEEEHELLHVFFGFHAPPLGSGRLPAFDVLGSVLGGDSWSRLFRKVRNELGLAYSISGFYSGWQDMGLFGVQSATQPDQAQKLVDTIRHEISVVQHDLTEDEVELAKAVLQANILFGSDQVGWRAERILHDEAVFGKMRGIEEDLQAITNVKREDVLELAEFHLDLGKSTLVTVGNVDVQ
- the dapF gene encoding diaminopimelate epimerase — its product is MTGLKFTKMHGLGNNYIYVNLFEERLREEELADLAVRVSNVNTGIGSDGMILIGPSERADFRMRVFNNDGSEAKNCGNGLRMVAKYVYDRGLTDKDQFQIETLGGLVEAKIQTGSDGKVEEVTVDMGPPRLLKKDLPMLGDPESKTISETIDVDGVPYTITAVSMGNPHAVIFVDDITQVDVAAVGPAIEFHPLFPERVNVEFIQVVGRGEIIFRVWERGSGITQACGTGACAAAVAGILNARLDRKVLVHLLGGDLVIEWKEDGHVYMTGPAEYVCDGVYYG
- a CDS encoding DMT family transporter, which codes for MNGERSVKALLWAVIVIWGLNVVMIKFLVGHFPPVTLAAMRIGAATFLLLALLLSKRLLQKISAKAWLYIIGAGISGIFLHQITLGMGLQTANASTGSLILGLNPLVTGILAYLLFREPFTWNRILGVLLGFVGVLLVVAGDSMLEGTGGLFQFGRGEWLVVLAMLTYVFAGLFVKKAAETVPVLLITAYMHMVGTVCLTVAALFEVGVQGAVSWPTDWFVWAVLLFSGWVATGLCSIWWNSGISRIGAGRTAMYLNGMPVASLVFAVLLLGEKLIGIHALGFLTVFAGIYLGTMTRKKAVASIPQTLPSKGGCA